A window from Citrus sinensis cultivar Valencia sweet orange chromosome 3, DVS_A1.0, whole genome shotgun sequence encodes these proteins:
- the LOC102615725 gene encoding disease resistance protein RUN1-like isoform X3, producing the protein MASSSSPSHPYSSLSLMNPRNNKYDVFLSFSRADTRDSFTSHLHSALCQKSIETFIDDQLIRGDDISESLLDTIASSSISIIIFSERYASSGWCLGELLKILECKHNYGQIVIPVFYRVDPLHVRKQVGIFGDSFLELEERFPEKMQRWRSALTEAANLSGFDSHVFRNESELIKKVVNDILEKLPKELSCDKNNHLPEVLSCNNKNHLLGVESKVGEMESLLAAAPLVGIWGMGGIGKTTIARAVFNKISRNFEGSCFLQNVREESQSPGGLARLQQKLLSEVLRDENAIPDIEFNFTRLSRRKALIVLDDVTCFRQIKFLIRSLDWFMPESRIIITTRDQKVLKNGGVKEKDIYEMKALECGHALELFSRHAFKENLPNEVGYQELSEKIINYAQGVPLALEILGCFLYGKGKEVWENAINELKRILNMEIQKVLKISFDGLDDEQKNIFLDIACFFKGEDKEFVIKFLDACGFAAQIGISDLVDKSLIIIHGNSITVHDLLQEMGREIVRQESVNNPGERSRLWHHEDIIEVLTSNTGTEKIEGIYLDMSKHHGKFNRMVIAASNSFTKTPNPSLIPRLNKLVSLNLIGCSKLKRLPVEISSVVNVEEVRLNGTAIEKLPSSIGSLSGLLDLDLQNCKRLKSLPSSLCKLKSLRSLYLNGCSNLQRLPQELGNLEALEFLSAIATAIREVPSSIVRLNNVRDINFSRSKGHKQMGLSLPITISLDGLYNLTYLDLSDCCITKLPENIGQLSSLEYLYLSKNNFERIPKSIIQLSKLSCLYLSYCGKLQSLPKLPCSLHKLYAHHCMALESLSGLFPKSYESCPPCFELNGNYNLDRNVVGGILEDALQNIQHVATARWEHMHAQEKKSYPEFEGFAILPGNEIPKWFSFQSMGSLIKLKTPPAGWFNNKNVIGFAFGAIVSFRDHYDDVFELFCDIKVKPKDCDPHVIQIYLELYCYVESDHLILGYYLFGNDDLNGFRDCVIEAVQFYFKKDHDDSERLECCGLKRCGIHLLYAPDSTEDPSGSFNNEEEEELQPQQMTEIILNRHPSHAAGGAANVSQPANVDDSRA; encoded by the exons TTGAGTTTGATGAATCCTCGAAACAATAAGTATGAtgtttttcttagttttagTAGAGCGGACACCCGTGACAGCTTTACTAGCCATCTTCATTCTGCCTTGTGCCAAAAAAGTATTGAAACTTTCATTGACGACCAACTTATCAGAGGAGATGATATTTCAGAGTCTCTTCTTGATACAATTGCATCATCAAGCATTTCAATTATCATTTTCTCAGAAAGATATGCTTCTTCAGGATGGTGTCTCGGTGAACTTCTAAAGATCCTCGAATGCAAGCACAATTATGGGCAGATTGTGATCCCTGTCTTCTACCGCGTTGATCCATTACATGTGAGAAAGCAAGTTGGGATTTTTGGGGATTCATTTTTGGAGCTTGAAGAAAGATTTCCAGAGAAGATGCAAAGATGGAGGAGTGCTTTGACGGAAGCAGCCAATCTCTCTGGCTTTGATTCTCATGTATTCAG GAATGAATCTGAACTTATAAAGAAAGTTGTTAATGACATTTTGGAGAAATTGCCTAAAGAACTTTCATGTGATAAAAACAACCATCTGCCTGAAGTACTTTCATGTAATAACAAAAACCATCTGCTTGGAGTAGAATCAAAAGTTGGTGAAATGGAATCTCTATTAGCTGCTGCACCTCTAGTAGGGATTTGGGGCATGGGTGGTATAGGCAAGACAACAATTGCTAGGGCGGTTTTCAACAAAATCTCTAGAAATTTTGAAGGTTCTTGCTTCCTTCAGAATGTTAGAGAAGAATCACAAAGCCCAGGAGGATTAGCTAGGTTGCAACAAAAACTTCTTTCAGAAGTATTGAGGGATGAAAATGCGATTCCTGATATTGAGTTCAACTTTACAAGGCTCAGCCGCAGGAAGGCTCTGATTGTTCTTGATGATGTGACTTGTTtcagacaaattaaattcttaatcaGAAGTCTTGATTGGTTTATGCCTGAGAGTCGAATCATAATTACCACAAGAGATCAAAAGGTTCTTAAAAATGGGGGAGTGAAAGAGAAAGATATTTATGAGATGAAGGCATTAGAATGCGGTCATGCCCTTGAGCTTTTCAGTCGACAtgccttcaaagaaaaccttcCTAATGAAGTAGGTTATCAGGAGCTGTCagaaaagataattaactatgcTCAAGGTGTTCCTTTAGCACTTGAAATTTTAGGTTGCTTTTTATatggaaaaggaaaggaagttTGGGAAAATGCAATAAACGAATTGAAAAGAATTCTTAATATGGAAATCCAAAAGGTGctaaaaattagttttgacGGTTTGGACGATGaacagaaaaatatttttctggaCATTGCCTGTTTCTTTAAAGGTGAAGATAAAGAATTTGTGATAAAGTTCCTTGATGCTTGTGGTTTCGCTGCACAAATAGGAATAAGTGATCTTGTTGATAAGTCTCTTATTATCATACATGGCAATAGCATAACAGTGCATGATTTGCTGCAAGAAATGGGTAGAGAAATTGTCCGGCAAGAATCTGTAAATAATCCAGGAGAACGCAGTCGATTGTGGCATCATGAGGATATTATCGAAGTTTTGACATCTAATACA gGAACTGAAAAAATTGAGGGCATATACTTGGATATGTCTAAG CATCATGGTAAGTTCAACCGGATGGTCATTGCTGCCTCGAATTCTTTTACCAAAACCCCAAACCCCTCGTTGATTCCGCGTCTAAATAAGCTAGTTAGCCTCAATCTAATTGGTTGCTCAAAATTGAAGAGGCTTCCTGTAGAGATCTCATCAGTTGTTAATGTGGAAGAGGTACGTTTAAATGGAACAGCAATTGAAAAACTGCCCTCGTCCATTGGGAGTCTCTCTGGGCTTTTGGACTTGGACCTTCAAAATTGTAAAAGGCTTAAGAGTCTCCCTAGCAGCCTATGTAAGTTGAAATCTCTTCGGAGTCTGTATCTCAATGGGTGCTCAAATCTTCAAAGATTGCCTCAGGAACTTGGAAATTTAGAAGCTTTGGAGTTTTTGTCTGCTATAGCAACAGCTATAAGAGAAGTACCCTCATCCATTGTACGTTTGAACAATGTTCGTGATATAAATTTCAGTAGGAGCAAGGGTCATAAGCAGATGGGTTTATCATTGCCGATCACAATATCTTTAGATGGCTTGTACAATCTAACGTATCTAGATCTATCTGATTGCTGCATCACAAAGTTACCTGAAAATATTGGTCAGCTATCCTCTCTAGAATATTTGTATCTATCGAAGAACAATTTTGAGAGGATACCAAAGAGCATCATACAACTTTCTAAGTTGTCATGTCTCTACTTAAGTTATTGTGGGAAGCTTCAATCCTTACCAAAGCTTCCATGCAGTCTACATAAGTTGTATGCACATCATTGCATGGCACTGGAGTCATTATCAGGTTTATTCCCAAAAAGTTATGAATCTTGTCCGCCGTGTTTTGAGCTGAACGGTAATTATAACTTGGATCGGAATGTTGTTGGAGGAATTCTTGAAGATGCTCTGCAAAACATTCAGCATGTGGCAACCGCACGTTGGGAACACATGCATGCACAGGAAAAG AAATCTTATCCGGAATTTGAAGGTTTTGCCATTTTACCTGGGAATGAAATTCCAAAGTGGTTTAGCTTTCAAAGTATGGGATCTTTGATAAAATTGAAGACGCCACCAGCAGGTtggttcaataataaaaatgtaatcGGTTTTGCCTTTGGCGCAATTGTATCATTTCGAGACCATTATGATGATGTGTTTGAATTGTTTTGTGACATCAAAGTCAAACCCAAAGATTGTGATCCGCATGTGATACAGATATATCTGGAGCTGTATTGTTATGTAGAGTCAGATCACTTAATTTTGGGGTACTATTTATTTGGTAATGACGATTTGAATGGTTTTCGGGATTGCGTTATTGAGGCAGTCCAATTCTATTTTAAGAAAGATCATGATGACTCTGAACGTTTGGAATGTTgcgggctaaaaagatgtggGATCCATTTATTGTATGCCCCAGATTCAACGGAAGACCCAAGCGGAAGTTTcaataatgaagaagaagaggaactACAGCCCCAGCAGATGACTGAAATAATCTTGAACCGTCATCCATCGCATGCAGCTG GAGGAGCCGCGAACGTGAGTCAACCTGCTAACGTCGACGATAGTCGAGCttga
- the LOC102615725 gene encoding disease resistance-like protein DSC1 isoform X1 produces MASSSSPSHPYSSLSLMNPRNNKYDVFLSFSRADTRDSFTSHLHSALCQKSIETFIDDQLIRGDDISESLLDTIASSSISIIIFSERYASSGWCLGELLKILECKHNYGQIVIPVFYRVDPLHVRKQVGIFGDSFLELEERFPEKMQRWRSALTEAANLSGFDSHVFRNESELIKKVVNDILEKLPKELSCDKNNHLPEVLSCNNKNHLLGVESKVGEMESLLAAAPLVGIWGMGGIGKTTIARAVFNKISRNFEGSCFLQNVREESQSPGGLARLQQKLLSEVLRDENAIPDIEFNFTRLSRRKALIVLDDVTCFRQIKFLIRSLDWFMPESRIIITTRDQKVLKNGGVKEKDIYEMKALECGHALELFSRHAFKENLPNEVGYQELSEKIINYAQGVPLALEILGCFLYGKGKEVWENAINELKRILNMEIQKVLKISFDGLDDEQKNIFLDIACFFKGEDKEFVIKFLDACGFAAQIGISDLVDKSLIIIHGNSITVHDLLQEMGREIVRQESVNNPGERSRLWHHEDIIEVLTSNTGTEKIEGIYLDMSKVRHICLNSNTFTKMRKLRFLKFYSSISKGENKCKVSNFQGSIFAEVRYLHWHGYPLTSLPSNINPDKLLFLEIPHSNIEQLWDCVQHHGKFNRMVIAASNSFTKTPNPSLIPRLNKLVSLNLIGCSKLKRLPVEISSVVNVEEVRLNGTAIEKLPSSIGSLSGLLDLDLQNCKRLKSLPSSLCKLKSLRSLYLNGCSNLQRLPQELGNLEALEFLSAIATAIREVPSSIVRLNNVRDINFSRSKGHKQMGLSLPITISLDGLYNLTYLDLSDCCITKLPENIGQLSSLEYLYLSKNNFERIPKSIIQLSKLSCLYLSYCGKLQSLPKLPCSLHKLYAHHCMALESLSGLFPKSYESCPPCFELNGNYNLDRNVVGGILEDALQNIQHVATARWEHMHAQEKKSYPEFEGFAILPGNEIPKWFSFQSMGSLIKLKTPPAGWFNNKNVIGFAFGAIVSFRDHYDDVFELFCDIKVKPKDCDPHVIQIYLELYCYVESDHLILGYYLFGNDDLNGFRDCVIEAVQFYFKKDHDDSERLECCGLKRCGIHLLYAPDSTEDPSGSFNNEEEEELQPQQMTEIILNRHPSHAAGGAANVSQPANVDDSRA; encoded by the exons TTGAGTTTGATGAATCCTCGAAACAATAAGTATGAtgtttttcttagttttagTAGAGCGGACACCCGTGACAGCTTTACTAGCCATCTTCATTCTGCCTTGTGCCAAAAAAGTATTGAAACTTTCATTGACGACCAACTTATCAGAGGAGATGATATTTCAGAGTCTCTTCTTGATACAATTGCATCATCAAGCATTTCAATTATCATTTTCTCAGAAAGATATGCTTCTTCAGGATGGTGTCTCGGTGAACTTCTAAAGATCCTCGAATGCAAGCACAATTATGGGCAGATTGTGATCCCTGTCTTCTACCGCGTTGATCCATTACATGTGAGAAAGCAAGTTGGGATTTTTGGGGATTCATTTTTGGAGCTTGAAGAAAGATTTCCAGAGAAGATGCAAAGATGGAGGAGTGCTTTGACGGAAGCAGCCAATCTCTCTGGCTTTGATTCTCATGTATTCAG GAATGAATCTGAACTTATAAAGAAAGTTGTTAATGACATTTTGGAGAAATTGCCTAAAGAACTTTCATGTGATAAAAACAACCATCTGCCTGAAGTACTTTCATGTAATAACAAAAACCATCTGCTTGGAGTAGAATCAAAAGTTGGTGAAATGGAATCTCTATTAGCTGCTGCACCTCTAGTAGGGATTTGGGGCATGGGTGGTATAGGCAAGACAACAATTGCTAGGGCGGTTTTCAACAAAATCTCTAGAAATTTTGAAGGTTCTTGCTTCCTTCAGAATGTTAGAGAAGAATCACAAAGCCCAGGAGGATTAGCTAGGTTGCAACAAAAACTTCTTTCAGAAGTATTGAGGGATGAAAATGCGATTCCTGATATTGAGTTCAACTTTACAAGGCTCAGCCGCAGGAAGGCTCTGATTGTTCTTGATGATGTGACTTGTTtcagacaaattaaattcttaatcaGAAGTCTTGATTGGTTTATGCCTGAGAGTCGAATCATAATTACCACAAGAGATCAAAAGGTTCTTAAAAATGGGGGAGTGAAAGAGAAAGATATTTATGAGATGAAGGCATTAGAATGCGGTCATGCCCTTGAGCTTTTCAGTCGACAtgccttcaaagaaaaccttcCTAATGAAGTAGGTTATCAGGAGCTGTCagaaaagataattaactatgcTCAAGGTGTTCCTTTAGCACTTGAAATTTTAGGTTGCTTTTTATatggaaaaggaaaggaagttTGGGAAAATGCAATAAACGAATTGAAAAGAATTCTTAATATGGAAATCCAAAAGGTGctaaaaattagttttgacGGTTTGGACGATGaacagaaaaatatttttctggaCATTGCCTGTTTCTTTAAAGGTGAAGATAAAGAATTTGTGATAAAGTTCCTTGATGCTTGTGGTTTCGCTGCACAAATAGGAATAAGTGATCTTGTTGATAAGTCTCTTATTATCATACATGGCAATAGCATAACAGTGCATGATTTGCTGCAAGAAATGGGTAGAGAAATTGTCCGGCAAGAATCTGTAAATAATCCAGGAGAACGCAGTCGATTGTGGCATCATGAGGATATTATCGAAGTTTTGACATCTAATACA gGAACTGAAAAAATTGAGGGCATATACTTGGATATGTCTAAGGTGAGACACATTTGTCTAAATTCTAACACATTCACGAAGATGcgtaaattaagatttttgaaattctatAGTTCAATCTCTAAGGGAGAGAACAAATGTAAGGTGTCTAATTTCCAAGGTTCAATATTTGCTGAAGTGAGGTATTTGCACTGGCATGGTTATCCATTAACATCATTGCCGTCAAATATTAATCCAGACaagcttctttttcttgaaatcCCTCATAGCAATATTGAACAACTTTGGGACTGTGTCCAG CATCATGGTAAGTTCAACCGGATGGTCATTGCTGCCTCGAATTCTTTTACCAAAACCCCAAACCCCTCGTTGATTCCGCGTCTAAATAAGCTAGTTAGCCTCAATCTAATTGGTTGCTCAAAATTGAAGAGGCTTCCTGTAGAGATCTCATCAGTTGTTAATGTGGAAGAGGTACGTTTAAATGGAACAGCAATTGAAAAACTGCCCTCGTCCATTGGGAGTCTCTCTGGGCTTTTGGACTTGGACCTTCAAAATTGTAAAAGGCTTAAGAGTCTCCCTAGCAGCCTATGTAAGTTGAAATCTCTTCGGAGTCTGTATCTCAATGGGTGCTCAAATCTTCAAAGATTGCCTCAGGAACTTGGAAATTTAGAAGCTTTGGAGTTTTTGTCTGCTATAGCAACAGCTATAAGAGAAGTACCCTCATCCATTGTACGTTTGAACAATGTTCGTGATATAAATTTCAGTAGGAGCAAGGGTCATAAGCAGATGGGTTTATCATTGCCGATCACAATATCTTTAGATGGCTTGTACAATCTAACGTATCTAGATCTATCTGATTGCTGCATCACAAAGTTACCTGAAAATATTGGTCAGCTATCCTCTCTAGAATATTTGTATCTATCGAAGAACAATTTTGAGAGGATACCAAAGAGCATCATACAACTTTCTAAGTTGTCATGTCTCTACTTAAGTTATTGTGGGAAGCTTCAATCCTTACCAAAGCTTCCATGCAGTCTACATAAGTTGTATGCACATCATTGCATGGCACTGGAGTCATTATCAGGTTTATTCCCAAAAAGTTATGAATCTTGTCCGCCGTGTTTTGAGCTGAACGGTAATTATAACTTGGATCGGAATGTTGTTGGAGGAATTCTTGAAGATGCTCTGCAAAACATTCAGCATGTGGCAACCGCACGTTGGGAACACATGCATGCACAGGAAAAG AAATCTTATCCGGAATTTGAAGGTTTTGCCATTTTACCTGGGAATGAAATTCCAAAGTGGTTTAGCTTTCAAAGTATGGGATCTTTGATAAAATTGAAGACGCCACCAGCAGGTtggttcaataataaaaatgtaatcGGTTTTGCCTTTGGCGCAATTGTATCATTTCGAGACCATTATGATGATGTGTTTGAATTGTTTTGTGACATCAAAGTCAAACCCAAAGATTGTGATCCGCATGTGATACAGATATATCTGGAGCTGTATTGTTATGTAGAGTCAGATCACTTAATTTTGGGGTACTATTTATTTGGTAATGACGATTTGAATGGTTTTCGGGATTGCGTTATTGAGGCAGTCCAATTCTATTTTAAGAAAGATCATGATGACTCTGAACGTTTGGAATGTTgcgggctaaaaagatgtggGATCCATTTATTGTATGCCCCAGATTCAACGGAAGACCCAAGCGGAAGTTTcaataatgaagaagaagaggaactACAGCCCCAGCAGATGACTGAAATAATCTTGAACCGTCATCCATCGCATGCAGCTG GAGGAGCCGCGAACGTGAGTCAACCTGCTAACGTCGACGATAGTCGAGCttga
- the LOC102615725 gene encoding disease resistance protein RUN1-like isoform X4 → MASSSSPSHPYSSLSLMNPRNNKYDVFLSFSRADTRDSFTSHLHSALCQKSIETFIDDQLIRGDDISESLLDTIASSSISIIIFSERYASSGWCLGELLKILECKHNYGQIVIPVFYRVDPLHVRKQVGIFGDSFLELEERFPEKMQRWRSALTEAANLSGFDSHVFRNESELIKKVVNDILEKLPKELSCDKNNHLPEVLSCNNKNHLLGVESKVGEMESLLAAAPLVGIWGMGGIGKTTIARAVFNKISRNFEGSCFLQNVREESQSPGGLARLQQKLLSEVLRDENAIPDIEFNFTRLSRRKALIVLDDVTCFRQIKFLIRSLDWFMPESRIIITTRDQKVLKNGGVKEKDIYEMKALECGHALELFSRHAFKENLPNEVGYQELSEKIINYAQGVPLALEILGCFLYGKGKEVWENAINELKRILNMEIQKVLKISFDGLDDEQKNIFLDIACFFKGEDKEFVIKFLDACGFAAQIGISDLVDKSLIIIHGNSITVHDLLQEMGREIVRQESVNNPGERSRLWHHEDIIEVLTSNTHHGKFNRMVIAASNSFTKTPNPSLIPRLNKLVSLNLIGCSKLKRLPVEISSVVNVEEVRLNGTAIEKLPSSIGSLSGLLDLDLQNCKRLKSLPSSLCKLKSLRSLYLNGCSNLQRLPQELGNLEALEFLSAIATAIREVPSSIVRLNNVRDINFSRSKGHKQMGLSLPITISLDGLYNLTYLDLSDCCITKLPENIGQLSSLEYLYLSKNNFERIPKSIIQLSKLSCLYLSYCGKLQSLPKLPCSLHKLYAHHCMALESLSGLFPKSYESCPPCFELNGNYNLDRNVVGGILEDALQNIQHVATARWEHMHAQEKKSYPEFEGFAILPGNEIPKWFSFQSMGSLIKLKTPPAGWFNNKNVIGFAFGAIVSFRDHYDDVFELFCDIKVKPKDCDPHVIQIYLELYCYVESDHLILGYYLFGNDDLNGFRDCVIEAVQFYFKKDHDDSERLECCGLKRCGIHLLYAPDSTEDPSGSFNNEEEEELQPQQMTEIILNRHPSHAAGGAANVSQPANVDDSRA, encoded by the exons TTGAGTTTGATGAATCCTCGAAACAATAAGTATGAtgtttttcttagttttagTAGAGCGGACACCCGTGACAGCTTTACTAGCCATCTTCATTCTGCCTTGTGCCAAAAAAGTATTGAAACTTTCATTGACGACCAACTTATCAGAGGAGATGATATTTCAGAGTCTCTTCTTGATACAATTGCATCATCAAGCATTTCAATTATCATTTTCTCAGAAAGATATGCTTCTTCAGGATGGTGTCTCGGTGAACTTCTAAAGATCCTCGAATGCAAGCACAATTATGGGCAGATTGTGATCCCTGTCTTCTACCGCGTTGATCCATTACATGTGAGAAAGCAAGTTGGGATTTTTGGGGATTCATTTTTGGAGCTTGAAGAAAGATTTCCAGAGAAGATGCAAAGATGGAGGAGTGCTTTGACGGAAGCAGCCAATCTCTCTGGCTTTGATTCTCATGTATTCAG GAATGAATCTGAACTTATAAAGAAAGTTGTTAATGACATTTTGGAGAAATTGCCTAAAGAACTTTCATGTGATAAAAACAACCATCTGCCTGAAGTACTTTCATGTAATAACAAAAACCATCTGCTTGGAGTAGAATCAAAAGTTGGTGAAATGGAATCTCTATTAGCTGCTGCACCTCTAGTAGGGATTTGGGGCATGGGTGGTATAGGCAAGACAACAATTGCTAGGGCGGTTTTCAACAAAATCTCTAGAAATTTTGAAGGTTCTTGCTTCCTTCAGAATGTTAGAGAAGAATCACAAAGCCCAGGAGGATTAGCTAGGTTGCAACAAAAACTTCTTTCAGAAGTATTGAGGGATGAAAATGCGATTCCTGATATTGAGTTCAACTTTACAAGGCTCAGCCGCAGGAAGGCTCTGATTGTTCTTGATGATGTGACTTGTTtcagacaaattaaattcttaatcaGAAGTCTTGATTGGTTTATGCCTGAGAGTCGAATCATAATTACCACAAGAGATCAAAAGGTTCTTAAAAATGGGGGAGTGAAAGAGAAAGATATTTATGAGATGAAGGCATTAGAATGCGGTCATGCCCTTGAGCTTTTCAGTCGACAtgccttcaaagaaaaccttcCTAATGAAGTAGGTTATCAGGAGCTGTCagaaaagataattaactatgcTCAAGGTGTTCCTTTAGCACTTGAAATTTTAGGTTGCTTTTTATatggaaaaggaaaggaagttTGGGAAAATGCAATAAACGAATTGAAAAGAATTCTTAATATGGAAATCCAAAAGGTGctaaaaattagttttgacGGTTTGGACGATGaacagaaaaatatttttctggaCATTGCCTGTTTCTTTAAAGGTGAAGATAAAGAATTTGTGATAAAGTTCCTTGATGCTTGTGGTTTCGCTGCACAAATAGGAATAAGTGATCTTGTTGATAAGTCTCTTATTATCATACATGGCAATAGCATAACAGTGCATGATTTGCTGCAAGAAATGGGTAGAGAAATTGTCCGGCAAGAATCTGTAAATAATCCAGGAGAACGCAGTCGATTGTGGCATCATGAGGATATTATCGAAGTTTTGACATCTAATACA CATCATGGTAAGTTCAACCGGATGGTCATTGCTGCCTCGAATTCTTTTACCAAAACCCCAAACCCCTCGTTGATTCCGCGTCTAAATAAGCTAGTTAGCCTCAATCTAATTGGTTGCTCAAAATTGAAGAGGCTTCCTGTAGAGATCTCATCAGTTGTTAATGTGGAAGAGGTACGTTTAAATGGAACAGCAATTGAAAAACTGCCCTCGTCCATTGGGAGTCTCTCTGGGCTTTTGGACTTGGACCTTCAAAATTGTAAAAGGCTTAAGAGTCTCCCTAGCAGCCTATGTAAGTTGAAATCTCTTCGGAGTCTGTATCTCAATGGGTGCTCAAATCTTCAAAGATTGCCTCAGGAACTTGGAAATTTAGAAGCTTTGGAGTTTTTGTCTGCTATAGCAACAGCTATAAGAGAAGTACCCTCATCCATTGTACGTTTGAACAATGTTCGTGATATAAATTTCAGTAGGAGCAAGGGTCATAAGCAGATGGGTTTATCATTGCCGATCACAATATCTTTAGATGGCTTGTACAATCTAACGTATCTAGATCTATCTGATTGCTGCATCACAAAGTTACCTGAAAATATTGGTCAGCTATCCTCTCTAGAATATTTGTATCTATCGAAGAACAATTTTGAGAGGATACCAAAGAGCATCATACAACTTTCTAAGTTGTCATGTCTCTACTTAAGTTATTGTGGGAAGCTTCAATCCTTACCAAAGCTTCCATGCAGTCTACATAAGTTGTATGCACATCATTGCATGGCACTGGAGTCATTATCAGGTTTATTCCCAAAAAGTTATGAATCTTGTCCGCCGTGTTTTGAGCTGAACGGTAATTATAACTTGGATCGGAATGTTGTTGGAGGAATTCTTGAAGATGCTCTGCAAAACATTCAGCATGTGGCAACCGCACGTTGGGAACACATGCATGCACAGGAAAAG AAATCTTATCCGGAATTTGAAGGTTTTGCCATTTTACCTGGGAATGAAATTCCAAAGTGGTTTAGCTTTCAAAGTATGGGATCTTTGATAAAATTGAAGACGCCACCAGCAGGTtggttcaataataaaaatgtaatcGGTTTTGCCTTTGGCGCAATTGTATCATTTCGAGACCATTATGATGATGTGTTTGAATTGTTTTGTGACATCAAAGTCAAACCCAAAGATTGTGATCCGCATGTGATACAGATATATCTGGAGCTGTATTGTTATGTAGAGTCAGATCACTTAATTTTGGGGTACTATTTATTTGGTAATGACGATTTGAATGGTTTTCGGGATTGCGTTATTGAGGCAGTCCAATTCTATTTTAAGAAAGATCATGATGACTCTGAACGTTTGGAATGTTgcgggctaaaaagatgtggGATCCATTTATTGTATGCCCCAGATTCAACGGAAGACCCAAGCGGAAGTTTcaataatgaagaagaagaggaactACAGCCCCAGCAGATGACTGAAATAATCTTGAACCGTCATCCATCGCATGCAGCTG GAGGAGCCGCGAACGTGAGTCAACCTGCTAACGTCGACGATAGTCGAGCttga